From the genome of Papaver somniferum cultivar HN1 chromosome 2, ASM357369v1, whole genome shotgun sequence, one region includes:
- the LOC113353654 gene encoding uncharacterized protein LOC113353654, with protein MGKKSSSSASGSRRSLIAKRTACNRPPVPKPAPWLVFQYGNDKKYHAFYNPCEPNNKTCTKFIRELSGNIYWQKPCHQGWLVILDLDQADCFMWNPVSLKSVKLPNLLQWVMNYYFIDCVLNLPMSNNVSRSTVYFLLKHQLTSEILLLYSQPGAKQWRSMCLDEYYEDLNNCSVRCLHYLKGKLYVFCRSLWQLEIELKHGRHYNDQTLSIRRFQVKGCPVLQHAAGSTCSLKSYQVESFDDIFQVNISYSIKNLNKPGAPATVVQVQRLDLSLMAWVEVKSLGDDVLFIGGENNASCSAADMALKRGCVFYTAPEDKSLNIFEPEDDGITVIFPFSKLPTPWFSGDWIMIPTLTRRTGGRKRTENLLGGDGKEGDCEITQLAEKVNKTCLGDSYGEVDQDEIHVGGELEESERPPWAILSNDMAELIASYLNPKDYAQFRSVSRRNRSIFPEVYPPGAILFPLLVFNSFEDNTGTIYNFVDLMRNEKYSMKKNFSELLAGATIRYSKYGWLLLVSKDMKTPFFYNPFTKVMIRLPDFPDTEGRLYLSGMSFSSKPTSPDCVVFAIEQSHYGMPFSIYALKRGSCDWRSRLIRNYASFLPCFNNPVFFQGDFVCLDYTGTLGRCVLNDEDNNNGLDWGVDSKPSKQFNETSSSYLVECNGNLLLVNVGPLGETVGVYSLDLAAKVWVEVKNLGKHMLFISNTSSFSAVAPPNSRMENKVYFPRLHKDGRGLLFYSLDTGMYHYSSRGSRAEENHIDVVTDFYDTKEMTSSSWIEPDWSQSTATADPNQFNWSA; from the exons ATGGGAAAAAAGTCTTCATCATCAGCGTCCGGAAGCAGAAGATCACTAATAGCCAAGAGAACTGCATGTAACCGCCCACCAGTTCCAAAACCCGCTCCTTGGCTCGTTTTTCAATATGGAAACGATAAGAAATACCATGCTTTCTATAACCCATGTGAACCTAATAACAAAACGTGCACAAAATTTATACGAGAACTAAGTGGAAATATTTATTGGCAAAAGCCTTGTCATCAAGGATGGCTAGTCATTCTGGACCTTGATCAAGCTGATTGCTTTATGTGGAATCCTGTTTCTTTGAAATCAGTTAAACTACCTAATTTGTTGCAATGGGTTATGAACTATTATTTCATCGATTGTGTTCTAAATTTACCTATGAGCAACAATGTTAGCCGATCCACAGTTTACTTCCTCCTCAAGCATCAGCTTACTTCTGAGATCTTACTTCTATATAGTCAACCTGGAGCTAAGCAATGGCGGAGTATGTGTTTGGATGAATATTATGAAGACCTTAATAACTGTTCTGTTCGATGCCTCCATTACTTGAAAGGTAAGTTATACGTTTTTTGTCGCTCACTCTGGCAATTAGAGATCGAACTAAAACATGGTCGCCATTATAATGACCAAACCCTATCTATAAGACGATTCCAAGTAAAAGGATGCCCAGTTCTTCAACATGCCGCAGGATCTACATGTTCGCTAAAATCCTATCAGGTGGAATCTTTTGATGATATCTTCCAAGTTAACATTTCCTACAGTATAAAAAATTTGAATAAACCTGGTGCACCCGCCACAGTAGTACAAGTCCAGAGGTTGGATTTATCTTTAATGGCTTGGGTTGAGGTGAAGAGCTTAGGTGATGATGTACTCTTTATTGGAGGAGAAAACAACGCATCTTGCTCAGCGGCAGATATGGCTCTTAAAAGGGGTTGCGTGTTTTACACAGCACCAGAGGATAAGTCCCTCAACATTTTTGAACCAGAAGATGATGGTATTACAGTTATCTTTCCATTTTCGAAGCTACCAACGCCATGGTTCTCTGGGGATTGGATAATGATTCCCACACTTACCAG GAGGACCGGTGGAAGGAAAAGAACAGAAAATTTGTTAGGTGGAGATGGCAAAGAAGGAGATTGTGAAATTACACAGCTAGCAGAGAAAGTGAACAAAACTTGCCTAGGTGACTCTTACGGTGAGGTTGATCAGGATGAAATTCATGTTGGAGGGGAATTGGAAGAATCGGAACGACCGCCTTGGGCCATTCTTAGCAATGACATGGCGGAGTTGATAGCTAGTTATCTAAATCCAAAGGATTATGCACAATTTCGTTCCGTGTCTAGAAGAAATCGCTCAATATTTCCGGAAGTATACCCGCCAGGGGCAATTTTGTTCCCGTTGTTGGTTTTCAACTCGTTTGAAGATAATACTGGTACCATCTACAATTTTGTGGATCTAATGCGTAATGAGAAATACTCCATGAAGAAGAATTTCTCGGAATTGCTAGCTGGTGCTACAATCCGTTATTCGAAGTATGGTTGGCTGTTACTAGTGTCGAAAGACATGAAAACTCCATTCTTCTACAATCCCTTTACAAAAGTTATGATCCGACTTCCTGATTTTCCTGATACCGAAGGCAGGTTATACTTGAGTGGTATGTCATTCTCATCTAAACCTACTTCTCCAGACTGTGTGGTTTTTGCTATCGAGCAGTCTCATTACGGTATGCCATTCTCAATCTACGCCCTTAAAAGAGGAAGTTGTGATTGGAGGTCTCGTCTCATTCGAAACTATGCTTCTTTTCTGCCATGTTTCAACAATCCAGTGTTCTTCCAGGGTGATTTCGTGTGCCTAGATTACACTGGAACTTTAGGACGTTGTGTTTTAAATGATGAAGACAACAACAATGGACTGGATTGGGGAGTTGACAGTAAACCCTCAAAACAGTTCAATGAAACATCCTCCAGTTACTTGGTAGAATGTAATGGAAATCTTTTATTAGTGAATGTTGGGCCCCTCGGGGAAACGGTTGGAGTGTATAGTTTGGATTTGGCGGCGAAGGTCTGGGTTGAAGTTAAAAATTTGGGGAAGCATATGTTGTTCATCAGCAATACCTCTAGCTTCTCAGCAGTTGCTCCTCCAAATAGTCGAATGGAGAATAAAGTCTACTTCCCTAGATTACACAAAGATGGAagaggtttattattttattctcttgaCACAGGTATGTATCATTACTCTTCTCGTGGGAGCCGTGCAGAAGAAAATCATATTGACGTTGTTACAGACTTCTATGATACTAAGGAGATGACCAGCAGCAGTTGGATTGAACCCGACTGGTCACAAAGCACTGCAACTGCTGATCCAAATCAGTTTAATTGGTCGGCTTAA